A genomic region of Vitis vinifera cultivar Pinot Noir 40024 chromosome 7, ASM3070453v1 contains the following coding sequences:
- the LOC100243948 gene encoding probable protein phosphatase 2C 47 yields MGPGTEVSPHTILAEGGGCCKGNVGSAMEDMNDETLDHSNQLNIGKPPRSLSVMRHCISSARLTGAADWESDIGIISLKSPSSEKSGYLPVLRSGSWSEIGPKQYMEDEYICIDNFHKHFGAAPNIPSPGAFYGVFDGHGGIDAASFTRKNILKFIVEDAHFPVGIKKAVKSAFAKADHAFADASSLDRSSGTTALIALIFGSTMLVANAGDSRAVLGKRGRAVELSKDHKPNCTSERLRIEKLGGVIYDGYLNGQLSVARALGDWHMKGPKGSNCPLSSEPELQEIILTEEDEFLILGCDGLWDVMSSQCAVTMTRKELMSHNDPERCSKELVREALKRNSCDNLTVVVVCFSPDPPPRIEIPKSQRRRSISAEGLDLLKGVLNSNI; encoded by the exons CAACCAGTTGAACATTGGGAAACCTCCTAGAAGCCTCTCTGTTATGCGGCATTGCATCAGCTCAGCTAGATTGACCGGCGCAGCTGATTGG GAGTCTGATATTGGCATTATTAGCTTAAAATCACCATCAAGTGAGAAATCTGGTTATTTACCCGTGCTTCGTTCGGGAAGCTGGTCTGAGATAGGGCCCAAACAATATATGGAGGACGAGTACATCTGCATCGATAATTTTCACAAGCATTTTGGTGCAGCTCCAAACATCCCTTCTCCTGGAGCATTTTATGGG GTGTTTGATGGACACGGTGGCATTGATGCAGCATCATTTACCAGAAAGAACATCCTCAAGTTTATTGTTGAGGATGCCCATTTCCCAGTAGGCATAAAAAAGGCTGTTAAGAGTGCTTTTGCAAAAGCTGATCATGCATTTGCTGATGCTAGCTCTCTTGATAGATCCTCTGGAACCACTGCTTTGATTGCCCTAATTTTTGGAAG TACCATGCTGGTCGCTAATGCTGGGGATTCACGAGCCGTATTGGGCAAGCGGGGAAGAGCAGTTGAGCTCTCTAAAGACCACAAACCCAACTGCACATCTGAGAGACTAAGAATTGAGAAACTGGGCGGTGTCATTTATGATGGCTACCTCAATGGGCAACTATCAGTGGCCCGTGCTCTTGGAGACTGGCACATGAAGGGTCCCAAAGGTTCAAACTGCCCCCTAAGCTCCGAGCCAGAACTGCAGGAAATAATCCTCACAGAGGAAGACGAATTCCTGATACTAGGCTGCGATGGCCTGTGGGACGTGATGAGTAGCCAGTGTGCGGTGACGATGACTAGGAAGGAGCTCATGTCACACAATGACCCCGAGAGGTGCTCAAAAGAGCTTGTCAGAGAGGCACTGAAGCGCAACTCCTGTGACAACCTGACAGTAGTTGTGGTATGTTTCTCCCCAGACCCACCTCCACGGATCGAAATCCCGAAATCCCAGAGGAGGAGGAGCATATCAGCAGAAGGGCTGGACCTTCTCAAGGGTGTTTTGAACAGTAACATATAA
- the LOC100257643 gene encoding large ribosomal subunit protein uL11m, with translation MSSLKEILTRRPVSATIRLTVPAGAARPAPPVGPALGQYRLNLMAFCKDFNARTQKYKPDTPMAVTITAYKDNTFEFTVKSPSVTWYLKKAAGIELGSGRPGHVVASSVTLKHIYEIAKVKQSDPYCQYMSLESICKSIIGTANTMGIQVVKELD, from the coding sequence ATGTCTTCACTGAAGGAGATTCTAACCCGGCGCCCGGTGTCGGCGACGATCCGCCTCACAGTTCCGGCCGGAGCAGCCCGGCCGGCACCACCGGTAGGACCGGCTCTGGGTCAGTACCGGTTGAATCTGATGGCGTTCTGCAAGGACTTCAACGCTCGAACGCAAAAGTACAAGCCGGATACGCCCATGGCCGTGACCATCACCGCCTACAAGGATAACACCTTCGAGTTTACCGTGAAGTCTCCGTCGGTCACCTGGTACCTCAAGAAGGCCGCCGGAATCGAGTTAGGCAGCGGCCGCCCCGGTCACGTCGTCGCCTCCAGCGTGACCTTAAAGCACATCTACGAGATTGCGAAGGTAAAGCAATCCGATCCTTATTGCCAGTACATGTCATTGGAATCCATTTGCAAATCCATTATTGGAACCGCAAATACCATGGGGATTCAGGTCGTCAAGGAATTAGAttga
- the LOC100252511 gene encoding amino acid transporter AVT3B, with product MGFEKEASSSSYGLDSVPREDTPLLSKSRPLSSQTKTFANVFIAIVGAGVLGLPYTFKRTGWVLGSLMLFAVAILTYHCMMLLVHTRRKLDSLHGFSKIASFGDLGFAVCGSIGRVAVDAMIVLSQAGFCISYLIFIANTLAYVSNSSPSNPILGLTPKSFYIWGCFPFQLGLNSIPTLTHLAPLSIFADVVEIGAMGVVMVEDVLIFLKQRPALRAFGGFSVFFYGLGVAVYAFEGIGMVLPLESEAKDKDKFGKVLALSMAFISVMYGGFGALGYFAFGEETKDIITTNLGQGPLSIMVQLGLCVNLFFTFPLMMNPVYEVMERRFRDGAYCLWLRWVAVLGVILVALMVPNFADFLSLVGSSVCCVLAFVLPSLFHLIVFKDQLSRKGMALDVAILVLGLVFGVSGTWSSLLEIVSPSA from the coding sequence ATGGGGTTTGAGAAAGAAGCCAGCTCCTCCTCCTATGGCCTTGATTCTGTGCCTAGAGAAGACACCCCACTGCTGTCCAAGTCCAGACCCCTCTCCTCCCAAACCAAGACCTTTGCCAACGTCTTCATAGCCATAGTTGGGGCCGGCGTCCTCGGCCTACCTTACACCTTCAAGAGAACGGGATGGGTATTGGGGTCTTTGATGCTCTTCGCCGTTGCTATCCTTACCTACCACTGTATGATGCTCCTGGTCCACACTCGCCGGAAACTCGACTCCCTCCACGGCTTCTCCAAGATCGCCTCCTTCGGCGACCTGGGCTTCGCCGTCTGCGGCTCCATAGGACGGGTCGCCGTGGACGCCATGATCGTTCTCTCCCAGGCTGGGTTCTGCATCAGCTACCTCATCTTCATTGCCAACACTCTGGCGTACGTTTCCAACAGCTCGCCCTCGAATCCGATTCTGGGTTTAACTCCCAAATCGTTCTACATCTGGGGTTGCTTTCCGTTTCAACTGGGGTTGAATTCGATTCCCACGCTGACTCACTTAGCTCCCTTGAGTATTTTCGCGGATGTGGTCGAGATCGGAGCCATGGGCGTGGTTATGGTGGAAGATGTATTGATTTTTCTGAAGCAAAGGCCTGCCCTGCGGGCTTTTGGGGGTTTCTCTGTTTTCTTCTATGGTCTGGGCGTTGCTGTCTACGCTTTTGAAGGAATCGGCATGGTCTTGCCATTAGAATCAGAGGCTAAAGACAAAGACAAATTCGGAAAAGTTCTCGCCCTGTCCATGGCCTTCATTTCTGTGATGTACGGAGGGTTCGGCGCTTTGGGCTACTTCGCATTCGGGGAAGAAACCAAAGACATTATCACCACCAATCTGGGGCAAGGTCCGCTGAGCATCATGGTTCAGTTGGGTCTCTGTGTGAACCTCTTCTTCACTTTTCCTCTCATGATGAATCCCGTCTACGAAGTGATGGAGAGGCGGTTCCGTGATGGCGCCTACTGCCTCTGGCTGAGATGGGTGGCGGTGCTGGGGGTGATCCTGGTGGCTCTGATGGTCCCCAATTTCGCAGACTTCTTATCTCTAGTGGGCAGCAGTGTGTGCTGTGTTCTGGCCTTTGTGTTGCCCTCTTTGTTTCATCTGATAGTCTTCAAGGATCAGCTG